A region of Dehalococcoidia bacterium DNA encodes the following proteins:
- a CDS encoding ABC transporter ATP-binding protein, which produces MADNPILIVRGLEVSWGGRVVLRLDELDLQPGELIGIVGPNGAGKTTLLRALAGIVRPQRGVILLRGRNLQSLSAREVAREIGYLPQVRSSYEDLTVHELARRGLLPLGHLPSHVASRAVNDVLELCALQGLAHQRLSTISGGESQRAWLAFVLVRRPRVLLLDEPTSHLDYRHQMEVLDLLRRLCQEGAAVAIAIHDLWLASRHCHRLVVLHQGECAAVGPPEEVLSPQLLQAVFGVEATVAHLPDGSRVCFPISPAQGHGEVLDESRGRRASERA; this is translated from the coding sequence ATGGCGGACAACCCCATACTCATAGTCCGCGGCCTAGAGGTGTCCTGGGGTGGCCGGGTCGTCCTGCGCCTGGACGAGCTGGACCTGCAGCCAGGCGAGCTAATAGGCATCGTCGGGCCCAATGGCGCCGGCAAGACCACCCTCCTGCGGGCCCTGGCGGGGATCGTCCGGCCCCAGCGAGGGGTCATCCTCCTGAGGGGCAGGAACCTACAATCCCTTTCGGCCCGTGAGGTAGCCCGAGAGATAGGCTATCTGCCTCAGGTGCGCTCCTCCTACGAGGACCTGACGGTGCATGAGCTGGCGAGAAGAGGCCTTCTGCCTTTGGGACATCTGCCCTCCCACGTAGCGTCCAGGGCGGTGAACGATGTCCTGGAACTGTGTGCGCTGCAGGGGCTGGCACACCAGCGGCTCTCGACCATCTCCGGCGGCGAGAGCCAACGGGCCTGGCTCGCCTTCGTCCTGGTCAGGCGCCCCAGGGTTCTGCTGCTGGACGAGCCCACCTCCCACCTGGACTATCGCCACCAGATGGAGGTGTTGGACCTCCTCCGACGTCTCTGCCAAGAGGGCGCCGCTGTCGCCATTGCCATCCACGACCTATGGCTGGCATCCCGACATTGCCATCGTCTGGTGGTCCTCCACCAGGGAGAGTGCGCTGCCGTGGGCCCGCCAGAGGAGGTACTGAGCCCACAGCTCCTGCAGGCGGTCTTCGGGGTGGAGGCGACGGTGGCCCACCTCCCCGACGGCAGCAGGGTCTGCTTTCCCATCTCCCCCGCCCAAGGGCACGGGGAGGTCCTGGACGAGAGCCGTGGCAGAAGGGCCTCTGAAAGGGCTTGA
- a CDS encoding iron ABC transporter permease, giving the protein MVARGATRIWLYWTLAALSVTAFALELCLGAMPLSPGRVWAGILGDDALARQLVVELRLPRAVLAILTGASLAAAASVLQGATGNPLADPHLMGVSGGALLASAAMAVAALDLGPAVAMALGTVGALLGAAPPTVLAGRGIVSGAGVALIGVGLSYLWAVLVLAILTSAGFLFAPSLAFLGGSLAGRGWDEAAVLAMYLAAALAAVPFLVRPLDALALGDEVARSLGFSPALTRGAAVAAAALLVGPATWVAGAVPLLGLACAQGARRLWRHSYASLVPGSALLGAILVLAADVLSRSVLPGAEMPLGTVTASVGLPVLAWVAWRATWRTTPYS; this is encoded by the coding sequence GTGGTGGCCAGAGGGGCCACGCGCATCTGGCTTTATTGGACCCTGGCCGCGCTATCGGTGACCGCCTTCGCCCTGGAACTCTGCTTGGGGGCCATGCCCCTATCGCCTGGGCGGGTATGGGCGGGCATTTTGGGCGACGACGCCCTTGCCCGCCAATTGGTGGTGGAGCTGCGGCTCCCCCGGGCGGTGCTGGCCATCCTGACGGGGGCATCCCTGGCAGCGGCTGCCTCCGTGTTGCAGGGGGCCACCGGTAATCCCCTGGCCGACCCCCATCTCATGGGCGTATCAGGGGGGGCGCTATTGGCCTCGGCAGCCATGGCCGTGGCCGCCCTGGACTTAGGCCCAGCTGTGGCTATGGCCTTAGGCACCGTGGGCGCCCTGCTGGGGGCAGCGCCACCGACAGTCCTGGCCGGGCGTGGCATCGTCTCCGGCGCGGGGGTAGCCCTTATCGGGGTAGGGCTGAGTTACCTATGGGCGGTGCTGGTGTTGGCCATCCTCACCTCCGCTGGGTTCCTCTTTGCCCCATCCCTCGCCTTCCTAGGCGGCTCCCTCGCCGGCAGGGGATGGGATGAGGCGGCGGTCCTGGCCATGTACCTGGCAGCGGCCTTGGCGGCGGTGCCCTTCTTGGTGCGGCCCCTGGATGCCCTGGCCTTGGGCGATGAGGTGGCCCGCTCGTTGGGGTTCTCGCCCGCCCTCACCAGAGGAGCGGCCGTGGCCGCGGCCGCCCTCTTGGTGGGGCCAGCCACCTGGGTGGCGGGAGCCGTGCCGTTGCTGGGGCTGGCCTGCGCCCAGGGGGCGCGGCGTCTGTGGCGACACAGCTACGCCTCCCTGGTGCCAGGTTCGGCCTTGTTGGGTGCTATCCTAGTCCTGGCAGCCGATGTGCTCTCCCGTTCCGTCCTGCCGGGAGCGGAGATGCCTCTGGGCACGGTGACGGCTTCCGTTGGCCTGCCCGTTCTGGCCTGGGTAGCGTGGAGGGCCACATGGCGGACAACCCCATACTCATAG